A single genomic interval of Falsibacillus albus harbors:
- a CDS encoding alpha-amylase family glycosyl hydrolase: MRKRWLPIFLIPFLLFNGFNSGTAKAVEKEERNWQDETIYFLMVDRFNDGDTSNDFGVNMNDPKAYQGGDFQGIIDKLDYLKDMGFTAIWLTPIFDNEDGGYHGYWTKDFYKPDEHFGTMEKFKELVKEAHKRNMKIILDFVANHVGPHSPWLDDPTKKDWFHEKKPILGNGQKSLENGWIYDLPDLNQDNPEVKKYLIDAAKWWIKETDIDGYRLDTVKHVPISFWKDFSKEVKSVKKNFYLLGEVWSDDPRYIEKYEKAGIDGFVDYPLNGPLRQAFAKPDTSLDRLFTMWDINKNTYDHPELMGSFLDNHDMKRFTRDMVEAKQFPGTRWQLALTYLYTTPEIPIVYYGTEIAMDGGNDPDNRRFMNFRANKDLIDYMTKIGELRQQLPALRRGTMKLLYEKDGMAVFKREYKKETIVVAINNTSKTQKIEIPEKDLKADKELRGLLNNDLVKSKDGKYTIIIDREKSEIYALADKTGLNIPFISALAFVYITFMAFLYLAWKRGKKKNKNKE; encoded by the coding sequence ATGAGAAAAAGGTGGTTGCCTATCTTTCTCATCCCATTCTTACTTTTTAATGGCTTTAACAGTGGTACAGCAAAAGCGGTTGAAAAAGAAGAACGCAATTGGCAGGACGAAACGATCTATTTCTTGATGGTCGATCGTTTCAATGACGGCGATACTTCAAATGACTTCGGTGTGAACATGAATGATCCAAAGGCCTATCAAGGCGGGGATTTTCAAGGGATCATCGATAAGTTGGATTATTTGAAGGATATGGGATTTACAGCAATATGGTTGACGCCTATTTTTGACAATGAAGATGGGGGATACCATGGTTACTGGACAAAAGATTTTTATAAACCTGACGAGCATTTTGGAACAATGGAAAAATTCAAAGAGCTTGTAAAAGAAGCGCACAAAAGAAACATGAAAATCATTTTGGATTTTGTCGCGAATCATGTTGGTCCGCACAGTCCTTGGCTGGATGATCCAACTAAGAAAGATTGGTTCCATGAGAAGAAGCCGATCTTGGGGAACGGACAAAAAAGCCTTGAAAATGGATGGATCTATGATTTGCCTGATTTGAACCAAGACAATCCAGAAGTGAAAAAATACTTGATTGATGCAGCAAAATGGTGGATCAAGGAGACGGATATCGATGGGTATCGGCTAGACACCGTCAAGCATGTTCCAATCAGTTTTTGGAAGGACTTTTCCAAAGAGGTTAAATCGGTCAAGAAAAATTTCTATTTGCTCGGTGAAGTCTGGTCGGATGATCCCAGGTACATAGAGAAGTACGAAAAGGCAGGGATCGACGGCTTCGTTGACTATCCATTGAATGGACCTCTGCGCCAGGCGTTCGCCAAACCGGATACTTCGCTTGATCGCTTATTTACGATGTGGGATATAAATAAGAATACTTATGACCATCCTGAACTTATGGGAAGTTTTTTAGATAATCACGATATGAAGCGATTTACCAGGGACATGGTCGAAGCGAAGCAATTCCCTGGCACGCGATGGCAGCTAGCATTAACATACCTTTATACGACACCAGAGATACCAATTGTCTATTATGGAACGGAAATCGCCATGGATGGCGGGAATGATCCCGATAATAGACGGTTCATGAATTTCCGGGCAAATAAGGACCTCATCGACTATATGACAAAAATCGGTGAACTCAGGCAGCAGCTGCCCGCTTTGAGAAGAGGAACCATGAAGTTGTTGTATGAAAAAGACGGAATGGCCGTTTTTAAACGGGAATACAAAAAAGAAACGATTGTTGTTGCAATTAACAACACGAGCAAAACACAAAAAATTGAAATTCCTGAAAAAGACCTGAAAGCCGATAAAGAGCTGAGAGGACTATTAAATAACGACCTAGTTAAAAGCAAGGACGGTAAATATACGATCATCATCGATCGGGAGAAATCCGAAATCTATGCATTGGCAGATAAAACGGGTCTTAATATTCCATTCATTTCAGCTTTGGCATTTGTGTATATCACCTTCATGGCATTTCTATACCTTGCCTGGAAACGCGGAAAAAAGAAAAATAAGAATAAAGAATGA